In Acidobacteriota bacterium, the following are encoded in one genomic region:
- a CDS encoding integron integrase, producing MSGADRPKPRLLDQVRHTLRLGHYSLRTEEAYVTWIRRFILFHDKRHPSEMGEREVVAFLTHLAVERHVSVSTQNQALGAVLFLYRKVLRRELADLTAVVRARRPMRLPVVLSRGEVQAVLNQLGGVPWMVGALLYGSGLRLNECLALRVKDVDFERRQIVVRQGKGAKDRVVPLPGLVVPRLEGHLGRVRALFDADRKAGVGGVVIPDGLSRKYPTAPLEWPWQFVFPAGRVCRDARWGGPTRYHLHETAIQREVAAAVRRAALGKRISCHTFRHSFATHLLEDGYDIRTVQELLGHRDVSTTMIYTHVLQRGALGVRSSADRLSPP from the coding sequence ATGAGTGGTGCAGATCGGCCGAAGCCTCGCCTGCTGGATCAGGTACGGCACACCCTCCGCCTGGGGCACTACAGTCTCCGGACCGAGGAGGCGTACGTGACCTGGATCCGGCGCTTCATCTTGTTCCATGACAAGCGGCATCCCTCGGAGATGGGCGAACGCGAGGTCGTGGCGTTCCTGACTCACCTGGCGGTCGAGCGACATGTGAGCGTCTCGACGCAGAACCAGGCGCTTGGGGCGGTGCTCTTCCTGTACCGGAAGGTGTTGCGCCGGGAGTTGGCAGACCTGACCGCCGTTGTCCGGGCTCGTCGACCCATGCGCCTTCCCGTGGTGCTGAGCCGTGGTGAAGTGCAGGCCGTGCTCAACCAGTTGGGCGGCGTGCCCTGGATGGTGGGTGCGTTGCTGTACGGCTCAGGGCTGCGTCTCAACGAGTGTCTGGCGCTGCGGGTGAAGGACGTGGACTTCGAGCGGCGGCAGATCGTCGTCCGGCAGGGCAAGGGCGCCAAGGACCGCGTCGTGCCGCTGCCGGGACTCGTCGTGCCGCGCCTCGAAGGGCACCTGGGCCGCGTTCGTGCGTTGTTCGACGCCGATCGGAAGGCGGGCGTGGGAGGCGTCGTGATTCCCGACGGGCTGTCGCGGAAGTATCCCACGGCGCCGCTGGAGTGGCCGTGGCAGTTCGTGTTTCCGGCGGGACGGGTGTGTCGGGACGCGCGCTGGGGCGGGCCGACGCGATATCACCTCCACGAGACGGCGATCCAGCGAGAGGTGGCGGCGGCGGTACGTCGAGCTGCACTTGGAAAGCGCATCAGTTGTCACACGTTTCGGCACTCGTTTGCGACTCACCTCTTGGAGGATGGCTACGACATTCGCACCGTACAGGAACTGCTGGGGCACCGGGATGTGAGCACGA